A part of Salvelinus alpinus chromosome 5, SLU_Salpinus.1, whole genome shotgun sequence genomic DNA contains:
- the LOC139575363 gene encoding uncharacterized protein → MPAGKDRDTTQEDRDTTQEDRDTTLEDRDTTQEDRDTTQEDRDTTLEDRDTTQKDRETTQEDTETTQEDIYTTQEDRDTTQEDRDTTQEDRDTTQEERDTTQEDRDTTLEDRDTTQEDRETTQEDTETTQEDIYTTQEDRDTTQEDRDTTQEDRDTTQEDRDTTLEDTDTTQEDTDTTLEDTDTTQEDTDTTQEDRDTTLEDTDTTQEDRNITQEDRDTTQEDRDTTREDRDITQEDTETTQEDIDTTQEDIATTQEDIATTQEDRYTTQEDIDTTQEDRDITQEVRDTTHEDINTTQVDRDTTQEDRDTSQEDRDITQEDIDTTQ, encoded by the exons atgcctgctggcaag GACAGAGACACCACTCAGGAGGATAGAGACACTACTCAGGAGGATAGAGACACCACTCTGGAGGATAGAGACACCACTCAGGAGGATAGAGACACCACTCAGGAGGATAGAGACACTACTCTGGAGGATAGAGACACCACTCAGAAGGATAGAGAAACCACTCAGGAGGATACAGAAACCACTCAGGAGGATATATACACCACTCAGGAGGATAGAGACACCACTCAGGAGGATAGAGACACCACTCAGGAGGATAGAGACACCactcaggaggagagagacaccaCTCAGGAGGATAGAGACACTACTCTGGAGGATAGAGACACCACTCAGGAGGATAGAGAAACCACTCAGGAGGATACAGAAACCACTCAGGAGGATATATACACCACTCAGGAGGATAGAGACACCACTCAGGAGGATAGAGACACCACTCAGGAGGATAGAGACACCACTCAGGAGGATAGAGACACCACTCTGGAGGATACAGACACCactcaggaggatacagacaccACTCTGGAGGATACAGACACCactcaggaggatacagacaccACTCAGGAGGATAGAGACACCACTCTGGAGGATACAGACACCACTCAGGAGGATAGAAACATCACTCAGGAGGATAGAGACACCACTCAGGAGGACAGAGACACCACTCGGGAGGATAGAGACATCACTCAGGAGGATACAGAAACCACTCAGGAGGATATAGACACCACTCAGGAGGATATAGCCACCACTCAGGAGGATATAGCCACCACTCAGGAGGATAGATATACCACTCAGGAGGATATAGACACCACTCAGGAGGATAGAGACATCACTCAGGAGGTTAGAGACACCACTCATGAGGATATAAACACCACTCAGGTGGATAGAGACACCACTCAGGAGGATAGagacaccagtcaggaggatagagACATCACTCAGGAGGATATAGACACCACTCAGTAG